Genomic segment of Lemur catta isolate mLemCat1 chromosome 2, mLemCat1.pri, whole genome shotgun sequence:
CTGGGTGATGTATTCCTTGGTTGGCAGCTGCCCTCTAGGAGCAGCCTGTGTAGGTATCTTTAGGggacaccgccccccccccaatgTCTACCACAAATGCTACAATGAATATCCTTGCATATGGGTCTTTAGGCACTTGGGCAAATAAatttccagaagtggaattgctgggttaaagGGTATGTGCATTTTACGTTTTGATAGATAAATTTAATTGCCCTCCTAAATACTGCATCGATTTATATACCTGCCAATATTAGAAGAGTATTGGTTTTTCACGCTCTTGCCAACAATTactattacaatttttaaaaatatatttccaacaTTATAGATGAACAGTCTTATCACATCatgggtttaatttgcatttctttaattatgttattgagtatttttttgtgtgtttactttCCATTCATAGCTCTTTTCCTATTAACTCTTTTCTCATGCCTGTGTTCCTTTCTTCTACTGGTTGGTTCTTCTTATTGATTTTGCAAAAagtctggaaaaatatataaaatataaatatatgtgaaaaatatatgaaatcagTTCTTTGTGTCTGTAGTGTACATAcggcaaatattttttctgtgagtcatttttcttttcttttatttatggtatttttccattccagaaacttacattttttacatagtctaacttttccatcttttcctttatgatttttgCCTCATGCCTAGAAAGGCTGTCCTCGTGCCAAGactcatttttatattctcacGTTTTCTCCTAGTGAGAGAGTCACACTTGAATCCAGATTCTGCTAACTGACTGTGTTGCTTTGGTGATTTACTTCAGTTCTCTGTGTCCTAGTTTCCTCCGTTCAAAAACTGGAATAATGGGAGTGTCTACTTTgaagggttattgtgaagattgaGTGAGATGATTCGTGCACAGAGCTTAGAACAGCGTCTGGCCCACAGTCACTGAACGACACATGTTAGCTTTTATCTTGTTGATGTCCAAAGCATCAGTGACCATGTGCATGACTGACACCTGCTGGGCACGCCTTTCTTATGGTGAGCGAGTGACAAGACTCAAACCCAGCTCTCTTTGATTTCAAATCCTGTACTCATACGCAGCCACTAAAATGGCCCACTGTCTTCTACATGGATGTATCATGCAAGGAGGACAACTTCGTAGTCTCTACCTGTCATACTTAGGACAAATCCCACAATGCACAAGGGATGGGTAAAAGAACAGACTTTACTGGGGACACCTGCAAGCCAAGGGTCACAGTAGAACAGGCAGAAGGACAGGGTTACCTTGTCTTCTCACCCTCACCCTGAGGGGCCTGCCGGGGCCTGGACCAACTGGGTCTATGCCCCAGGGGAGGGACTTTGCCCCCACACCTCCATCAGTTTCCATTCTTATAGGGCAGGGTTGAGAGCAGCCTTGTCCGTCAGGGCATAATCAAACAACTGGTTGATTGGATGTATGTGCCAGCTGTTGAGAGGAGTTAGGTGGGAAAGCCAGCTGCCCAGCACCTGGGGACCTTGAAGACCTTGAAGCCAGCTGCACAGGCCCAGAAAGAGGAGGCTACCAGTCCCTGTGGGAAGCCAAGTTCAGCTGTAGCCCCTCACACTGGGGAAAAGGGACcctgtaacccctaacccctgttgGTCCACAAAACTGTTAACTCCTTGAAGAAAGAAACGGCACTTCACTTTCTTTTGTattcctggcatatagtaggtgctcaataaatgtttgcctcttgaatgaatacatgaatgtaTACAGGCACAGGACTAGGCATTGTCAAAATAGAGATGTGACAGTCATGATGCCTGCCTTCAGGGGCCTTACCCTTTAGGGGGATGACAGACTCAGATAATGTGTCAAAAGTGGTTTATGTCTATAGTAGGTACCATGGAGTCGCAAGGGTAAAAAATATGCCCAACTCTTCCGTGCAGGGGGAAATGCTAAGGGcacagtcagggaaggcttcatggtGACGGTGACGATGAGCTGAGAGATGAGGTTTTGCCAGGCAGGCTAAGGAGGGCTTCGTGCAAAGGGCACAACACGTCGAAGGTCCCTTAGCATGAAAAATACAGCCTTTGGCGGGGTGTACAGACTGGACTTTAAATCGTCCAGTCTGGCCAGCGCCCAGGAATGGCCATGCATGGTAGGATCAGGAAGAGCCACAGAAATCCCGGTAAGGACTTTATCCTGTGAGCTTGAAGAATGGTTGCTGGTGTTTAAGCCAGGACTTAATGTTTTGCTCTTGGGTCACATAAAGGTAAGGATTTGGGGCTGTGGACTTAGAAGGAAGTGGTCCCACGATACGAGAGGGGACTTAACGCTCAACCAGACGAGGATGAACGGCCACAGGTGCGGCGCTGGCCGCCCGGCTCGGCGTGTGGGGTTTAGCAGGTTTAGTTTTAAGAACCAGTTTCTTGCAGTcaggcctcttccctcctcttccactGCTAATTATGCCTCCGGAGACTGCAATGATTTTCAAAGAGCCTGGTTGCCCAGTTAGGAGCTAATAAATCACCACGGTCCCCCCAGGCAGCCGGGGCCTTCCAGAACACATACAAAGGGTGTACAAATTTAGCAGAAAATGAAATCTTCCGAAGAATCCTATCAGTAATAATCAGCGGTGTGCCAGCTCTGGAAGTTTCCGATGATAGCCCGACATCAGGCCGGCTCCCACGTGCTGACACATGCACAGCCCAGGGAGCTGTCTCTGCTCCCCTGGGTGGCTCAATGTGGGCCAAAAATTTAATTTAAGGAGAGCCTCAGCATGGTAAGAGAGCATTTCGGTTCttgtttcttttggggggggggcagcgAGGAGGGGTTATAGGAAGTCTACGATTTTTCCCTTAGGGTGACAGAGTATGGACTTCTGTGGCATGGGACAGAGGGACACCTCTCCACTAGTATAAACACTATGATTCTGCCTCCTCATTCTCAGATGACAGccttgtctttatatttttcccttcGACAAGTATTTTCTGAACCCCTACTAAGTGCCAGCCGTCCTCTAGATTCAGAGaatgcagcagtgaacaagataACAACACTCACTTTGGGAATTTGTGGTCTacagtggggtggggcagggggtgggcagggacagtaaacaaacaaatataccTATGATACATTAGACAGTAATGAGTGTGATCGTGTACTTATGAGAGtacctattattaatattaaggtTGTATTTCCCAAGCTTCCCTGATTCTAAGAATCATGAGGGCAGCTTATTTAAAATGTAGGTGTGTGGACTGCACTCCGAGCCCGTTGAAATCAGAACATatgggggaggggcctgggactTTTTCTCTGAGATGCACCCAGTTAATATTCATGAACATCTATATTACAGGACACGTGGCTGAAGGAAGGCACAGTCTGCAGCAGTGGTTCTTAGTACTGGTAGCCCACTGGAACCATCTGGGGAGCCTTCAAATTGCAGGTACCTGGGCCCAGTGCCAAGAGtttctgatttaattagtctGGCGTGGGACCCAGGCATTTGCATAGCTCCAAAAACCCCTCAGGTGGTCCCAGAATGCAACTTGATTTCACCAcctcctccccgccaccccccagCCACACGGCAGAGCCTTGGGCTAGGGACAGTGTGCAGATGGCAAAACAGACATGGCATGAAATGTGTTCCTTTAAATCTCATTTTACCTTCCTGTATTTGGAGGCCTTGGCTGAACCAGAGCTTGGACTCCCCTCAGTCTAGAGCGAGAGCCCCCGTGGGCACGATGAGgtcttacaaacaacagaaaagcTCCCTCCAGGACTATCTGCCCGAGGCCAGAATGCTAAAGAAGGGCTGAGCTTATCAACACTGATCATTTCTGAGGACAGAATGGCCACTCCTCAATATGCACCTACTTCATAAATGgatccatttattgagcacctatagTGTGCCAGGTGTTGTGCTAAGAAGGCAGAAATGAACAGGAAATATGTCCAAGTTGCTGATTTGTTGATATAAATGGACACATAACTAATAATTCCCACAGGATGGGATGAGGGTGCTAGCAGGTGGATCTACAAGTGCAATTCTGACTGACTTAAACTAGTAATGATTTACTGGAAGGACGTGGAGTAAGTCACAGAATCCAGAGGAAAATGAAAGGACCGGTCTCAGAAAAGGGCAAGAACCAGATAGCTGTGGGATTTGGTAACAGAAACTGATGGGGGAATCTCCTCCAGCTTCCTATGTCTGGTTGGAAGAGCTCCATTTTCAGTCTTTATgacccattttttaatctttataacacaATCAGTACTTAGTGGCCTAACTTTGATCATGCACCCACCCCTTGGCCCACTAAGATTCTGTCCAAAGCAGGAGTGATAGTTCCTTAAAGAAAAATGCCAGGGGGTTGTTAACCAGATGTACAGGAAATTGTTGCCGAGCAAGTTAAAATAACAGATGGGAGGTTAAGTCCAAACAAGGAGTGTTAGATTATTCTTTCACTAATTTTTGCAGAGCTACATAAAAAAGGATGCAGAAGCTTAAGAGGGTTATAGGGTAAAAGAAAAGTCCAGCTGTTTGTTAGCAGCTGGAAACAAGTAAGCAAAATTTAGGCAGTGACATAAGGAAGTAAGATGGGCCTCAAAGCAAAGTCTAAGGACCCCCTGACCAACCCTGTGCACAGAGCATGGAGGTGTAGACACAGTCCCTTGCATGTCATGATCGCACAGGATTCTTGTGTTCTATTCCAATGACCTAAGGAGAAGTAAAAGTGCAAAGATGTTTTAGGGGAACAGAGAAAATTTGAAGTCCATAGGAGCCCTTTGATTCATGGCTTGGCTACAGTGATCTTGTTTACCTTCTGGTTCTTATGTCTTCCTTGGTATTTGTCATTTGGTTTTGCAACTGAGATGCCGATTAGTAATTAGAAGGGTGGATCTTCACTTCCGTGCACAGACAGGGGATGATGTGATGACGCTCTGGAGATCACTGGAACTGGTGAGAATTTTCCAAactggcaacagagagagatgtTAATTGGTGCTCCTGGAAAAAGTTCATAGCTCCATAGTCCAATAAGCTTGGAAAATGTTGCATCCTCCATTCCTCTCTTTACTGTATTGAAGGATATTGCAAAGAAATCTGTTTAACGGCTTGTCACGTCCACTTCTTTGTGTTGCCCTACAGAGTTTGGAAAGTCTCTAAACAGAGTTTAAATGCCCTGTTACATTTGTATAATTTCGTCTACTCTTCATAAGAGCAAACACCTAATTACAATGTGTGCCAAGTTCATAATAGGACATAGCCAGATTTCTAAGAAAATCCAGCCAAAGAATTCTATTCAAGTGCCTTTGTGATTGTTTACTCACaatggtatcttttaaaaaaatattggtcTACTCAATACTAATAAGTATTATTTAAACTTTCAACCCACAAGGTTCCATAAAGACTTTGTGCCTGAAAGCAAAGTATCAGTTTTCTCAGCCCTAGAAGCACAGGAGATTTGAAGGCTCAAGGGGCTAATGGGTGGGTTTGCAGAGAAGGCAATAGGAGAAGGGACCTGAGCATGGTGGACAGGTGACCCCTGCATACCTTGTTCTCCGAGGCTAGCAGGAGGGGCTCAGGATGGGTGGAAATCAAGGTCAATTTCAAGATAATAGAGAGGAAGGCGTTGGAGGGTGACCACTTATACCTTTCTAGTGTTGTGGGAGACTAGTTGCATGTGGGTGAAAAAATTAGAGTTGGGAGTTTATGGTGAGAATTGGGAATATTTGCTATGAAGAATGACAGGGAGAGCCTGTAAAGACAAACATAAAACTTCAGAGCAGTACAGAGGGTTCAACTAGAgctggaattaataaatatataaaggatCCACTTACTCTAAGGGCCAGCAATTTTCTCCACTGCTGTTTGACAACCCAGGGACAGAATTAGAAAAGATGAAAGGCTGGAATTAGCCTGATGAAGTTGATGgcaataatgataattataatgatgatgatgctaTTGAAATGATTGTTCATTGGGTCTAGGGAAAGTGGGAAAGAAAGTGAGATGGAGAGGCTCCTGGCTGAATTTGAAAATAggtgtaggccgggcgtggtggctcacgcctgtaatcccagcactctgggaggccgaggcgggtggattgtttgagctcaggagttcaagaccagcctgagcaagagccagactctatctctactaaaaaaacagaaagaaattagctggacaactaaaaaaaaatatatatatataaattatccagccatggtggcgcatgcctgtagtcccagctactagggatgctgaggcagtaggatcgcttgggctcaggagtttgaggttgctgtgagctaggctgacgccacggcactctagcccaggcaacagagtgagactctgtctcaaaaaaaaaaaaaaaaagaaaaaagaaaataggtgtAATGAGTTTGAGACCATTGTAAAGGTGGTAGGAAACAAGGTTGTCATCTGAGTTtactgtggctgctgtaacaaatgactgcaaactaggtggcttaaaacaacggaaatttattctttcacacttctggaggccCTGAGGAAGGATCTAGTCTGTGCCCCTCTCCTGGCTTTTGGAGGCTGCTATGTGGACACTCCTTGGTATCCACAGCTTATAGATACCTTACTTCACTCTCTGCCTTTGACTTCAGGTCTCCTCATCCCCTATgtgtctcctcttccttctcttctcttctaagGACACTCATCACTGGACTTAAGGCTTACTCTAATCTAGGAGGGTTTCATGTCTAGgcttaatttaattaaatctgcaaagactcttttcccaaataaggtcacattcaaaGGTCCTGGGCGGGCGTGTGCTTTGGAGGGTCACCATTCAAGCCCCTGCGTAGTCCTAGAGTGAGATTTCTGAGCTACTCATTCCAGAGACGTACCCGGGAAGGAGACGTTAGAGCCTCCTTCCATCACCCCTTAAAGTCTCAAGTAGAGCCAGGAAATTTAAAAACGGGAGAGAGAAGGGTTACATTGCCTGGCTTCCCACTGAGGTCCCAACCAGGCTGGAGTTCTGTTCTTCAAGCCTACACGAAGGATGTATTTCAGATGTTTTTTGGCAAGAGAAGACATCAGAACTCATATCTAAAACAGTTGCTATTCTTGCAAAACAAGTTTTTTTCACCTCCCCaaaaaagattttcttaatataattgGAGAAATATCTTTTGCCAGAACAATGTTCAGTGGCTTACTTTGTATGTTTTGAATATGCAATAAATGCATTGAAAATTTCAAGCCGTGTAAAAGATTACACAATAAAAAGTAATTCTCATTTATCTCTCATCTCCTAGTTTCTCACCCACCTCAAGTTCCCTCCCTAGAAGCAACTGCTTTTACTGGCGCCTTGTGTGCCCTTCCCACCATATACACACTGTATCttgccttttttcatttaacacgATATGTTCCCAATCATTGCATACTAACACATATAGATCTGCCTAACTCTATTAATTGTCTATTCCACAATTTACTTAACACATATGAATGgacatgtaggttgtttccagttttaaagCAAACctgttaaaaattagaaaaaaggccaggtgcggtggctcacatctgtaatcctagcactctgggaggccgaggcaggtggatcgtttgagctcaggagttctggaccagcctgagcaagagcgagacctcgtctctactaaaaatagaaagaaattagctggacaaccaaaaatatacatagaaaatagccgggcatggtggcgcatgcctgtagtcccagctactagggaggctgaggcaggaggattgcttgagcccaggagtttgaggttgctgtgagctaggatgatgccacagcactctagcctgggcaacagagtgagactctgtctcaaaaaaaaaattggaaaaaaaaattggaaaaaaaaatcaataagagtTAAAGTGGATTTCTCACCAGGTGAGAGTTTCAGATGTACCAGAGAGGACAGGGACTGAACAGGTCACAGGTGGAGCCCGCTGATGTGCTGTGCTTGAGTCCCGGGCCCCCAGGGGAACCCTGTTTGACGATGTGTTGCTTCTGTCCCCAGGAGCCTGATGCCCAGGACCCTGGAGAGCCAGATCACGCTGGAGAAGACGCCCAGCTACTTCGTCACCCAGGAGGCCCCTCGCCGCATCTTCAACATGTCCCGTGACACCAAGCTGATCGTGGTGGTGCGCAACCCCGTGACGCGCGCCATCTCCGACTACACCCAGACGCTCTCCAAGAAGCCCGACATCCCCACCTTCGAGGGCCTGTCCTTCCGCAACCGCAGCCTGGGCCTGGTGGATGTGTCGTGGAACGCCATCCGCATCGGCATGTACGCGCTGCACCTGGAGAGCTGGCTGCAGTACTTCCCGCTGGCCCAGATCCACTTCGTCAGCGGCGAGCGGCTCATCACCGACCCCGCGGGCGAGATGGGGCGCGTCCAGGACTTCCTGGGCATCAAGAGGTTCATCACGGACAAGCACTTCTACTTCAACAAGACCAAAGGATTCCCTTGCTTGAAAAAAACACAGTCGAGCCTCCTGCCTCGATGCCTGGGCAAATCCAAAGGGAGAACTCATGTACAGATTGATCCTGAAGTCATAGACCAGCTCCGGGAGTTTTATAGaccatataatattaaattttatgaaaccGTTGGGCAGGACTTCAGGTGGGAGTGAGCCACCCACAGGCAAGGGCTCTTCTGTGGTCTTTTCCTTGGTTTGCTCTGGGAGCCTCTGATCCTCTTCCCCCAACAAGCCGAGACTCCAGCCTCTTTCCCAACTCGGAGTCCATCATCTTGGAAACTGGAAGCCCAGCTAAGGCCAAGAGACCAGGGGGTCCCTGCCACTAGCTCTCCCCAGTCTGTTGGGGCAAAGTTGATCTCCTCTGGCACATCCAGTCAGTTCCACAGTCATTATCCCTTCTGCCCATAAGGGGCCTTGGGGAACTGCTTTCAGAAGAGTGGATCTTCCCATGGTGATAGATATTGTAAAGTGGTGATGGTTCTGTTGCTATGGACGCAGCAGTCAGCCCCTGTCACTGTCTGCCCAGGAGTGGCCTTGTTAATTCCAAGTGGCATGTACCTTCCCTCTGAGATTCTCTCCCCGAGACACCCCGGGTGGTGGAATGGAGGACCATCCTCTGTCCTCCTCAGAACTTGACGACTCATCACAAGATTGCAACGCTGGAAGCACCCCCCGGCCACTCCTGCGAGACAGACCCTTTGGTGATGAAAATACACTGGTGACTTCAGAGCCTGTGTTCTGAAGGCTACTGTCTCTAAAAACCACTCCATGactctccctgctccctgtggACAAAAGCACATAAATTCTGCTGTTACGGGTACTTTGCTCACACGAGCTTTCGTGTTCAGCATGCGACGGAATCATGCTTGTCCATGTGAAATAAATATGGCTCTCTCGTGTCCTTAACGCCGGGCTTTTCTCTGTAAGCCAGGTCTGCAGCATGGCTCATTCATCCAGCTCCTCCCAGTGGAGAAGGTGGCTggtgctgtgggggaggggcagggagaggacagagactgtgggggggaggggcaaggggtggaggtggggaaggaggtcCTTttggcagaggctggggcagaaagaCCACGTGAGATCTGTGGGGACATCCTTTCTCCAACATAAGTCTGTGTCAGTACTCTGCTTAGAAATCCTAAATTTCTAATCTGATCTAAATCAGTCATGCCAAATGAAAGGTCCAAGGGCTGATGGGACATCAGATAACTTTTTGCTTGGCCagcatgatattttgaaataactgccCACAGTTGAAAACTAGAAgcattcatataaaaatatggatttcCAGCTTGTCATCTTTTAGAAAATGGAAACGTGGCTACATTGAGCCTGCACCCAGCATGGCAACAGGTGGCTGCATCTTTGGACAGGGCCCTGCACTCCCCAGTTTTCCAACCCCCACCCGGCCCCTCGCTGAGTTACACCATTTGCCTGACCCTGCAGGCTTCTGGGTCCCAGCCCTGCCTTGAACGTGTTCCGCAACCTCAGATAAGGTCCAAATCCTCCAGCATGGCGCCTAAGAGGTCCTCAGGTTACAGCTCTgactcatctcctcctcctccctcattcTCTGCTCCGACCTTACAGAACTACTTGCCTTTGCTCATGCCATTTCCTTTGCCTGGAAGGCTTTCCCCGACCCAACATCTCCAGCTAATGGAAACCCACGCTCCCAGTAAGACGTCACACAAGTGTCACTTGTTTGGTATTTGGGAAGCTTTCCCCAGCTAAGCTATCTGCTCACTCTTCTGTGCTCACTTGGTAGCGTGTGTGTAACTCAATTACAGTTTTTATCACACTAGATTATAATTACTCCACCGTAGACCATAAACTCCTCAAGAGTCAAGACTGTCTTGCAAACATGTCATAGGCACAGCAaatgttggatggatggatggatggatggatggatgagaggGTGGATGGATGTTGGAGGCCTGGGGTCGTGGACAAGGATGTCCCAGGGAACTACATTTCTGGGACATGCTTCCTAGGTAGCACCCTACTACCCAGAGGAGACCAGGAAGGATCGCTGAACATCCAGGGGCCTCTTTGCTTTTGTCTGCTCTGTCAGGCATGGTAGAAGGTCCCTGAAAATCAGGTCTGACTGATGAGGGTGAAAGACACAAAAGTCTAAGACATTAGTTCTGTATCTTGGCCCATCTTTCCGAGCCAAGTGTCTTACAGGGCATCAAATGGCTGGGCCCATGGCCCCAAGAAGTCAGTTCTGTGGGCCCACCCCTCTGTGCTTCCCCTGTGGGTCTGGGGAAGTGGCATGGAGGAAGGTGGGAACTATTCCTGCCTGAAAGCTGGGGCCCTTAACTCTGGTGCCCAGAAGAAGGATGGATTATATGTGGACATTAATAAATTGCCCTTGTATGTTCCCCACCCAAAGTATTTTGTGTCCTGTGATCCTGAGCCATGTAGTGGCCAAAGCTGTATCCAAATGGAGACAGAATCACATTGGGACACAAAGGAATCACCTGAGAAAGAGTCGGTGAAATTTGCTCATGTATTCTGATTGGGAAGAGTCCAGTCAGAATTGacaaaaattctgaattttgtgTGCATAAATCCAGCTTTCTTCCTTTGCATTACAAGCATTCCCAGACTGCCAGGACTAAGTAAACTCCAAGTATTAATGAATAGGTATGAGTCTCTTGTAATTAGCATATCAATCATTGTATGCAAATAAAAGATGCTAAAGTACCTTAAAAATCCTAGTTTAAATGAGTGAAATCTGGAGTACATGAATCTGCTCAGCAAACTCTGATTTTTAATCCAGTGCAAATGTACCCTTTacccaggcagccccagggcaAACTTGCACAAGTTCCAAATTAGTACGGTTTAAATAGATGAAGTTTGACTATTCAATCTGAGCTAAAAAAGACTcctcagggtgtgtgtgtgtgtgtatgtttggttAGGTTGTTGAAACAGAGACCTAAAATGGCAGAGCCTTAAAAGACTGAAGCATGTTTCTCTCTCACTAACAGACTAGAGTGTATGGCAGTTCCATGATGCCAGAAACTGGGGGTCCTACCATCTTAGTGCTCACAATTCAAGTTGGCtcaccccagcctccagaactgtaagaaataaatttctattgtttgtaaatTATCCAGTGTGGAGTATTTTGCTACAGCAGCCCAAATAGGCTAAGACAGAAGGTACAACTGGCAGTGTTGGATGGAAGGGATTTCTCAAGGTGATTTTGTCTACATGCCTTTGTCATCTGACCTGTTGACTTTAGAACCCAATCTCTGAGTATGATGCAACTCCCCTTtatctccccaccaccaccatttgGCATCCACACCCCCTgtgtacgcacacacacacacacacacacacacacacacacacacacaccagactgCAGGAGAAAGGACAAGATCATGAATGAAAGGCGATAAGAGAAAAGCTGGGGTGGATGGATGGGCTTCCAGCAACTGCCTAATTCTTACATCAGCCTCCCTACTGCTTGCTGCCGGGGGCACGTGGTTTGTGCTCCTTCCTCGCTCAGCAGAGTGTCTGCCGGAAATGCACCCGGTGGTCCTGTGTGTGATGGATGTTGATTTCACTCCCGTGTGCCTGGAAGAACTGCAGATAAGTCTGTGTGGCTGACAGGTGTCTTGCGGATCCGTGTCTGACCAGAACATGATTGACTACACACAGCTAATTGGATCATGGCTGAGTGACAGATGCTTAATGgtcattcccccctccccccagcacatCTCAGTCTGGAGCTTACCTGAAGGGAACCAGTCAATTGACATACACTCAACCTGGCACCTTGCTACCTGCGCATGGGCCTGCTATCCTGCCCTCGGGCTTCTAGGAAGGGGCTCTGTTCCTCTCAAGGGGCTAGAGGGAAGGATGTATTTATAGTTTGACCGTAGCTGTGCCTCAGTTCCTGACCTGGTTGTCCCTCTATGCTGGGTATTTACCTGTATCCAAGACCCGCATGGGCTCTGCAGCTCACTATACCCAGATGAACCTGGTCCTGATGGGGTTCAGTTCTAGGCTCCTCACAGTGGCTTTAAGGACAATCCATGCCACTTTCACAGCCCCAAACCGTCTTTCCAGAGGCCGTAGCCATTCAGAGCCCTTGGGCAGAGGCATAGCAGGGGGAGTCTGGATAATATGGAGAGGCAAAGATAAAACGGCGTAGGTAAAGTACTCAGGGcacaaaagtattttataaatgactTCAATCTTTCTCCTGCCATTAAATAATAATGACA
This window contains:
- the HS3ST2 gene encoding heparan sulfate glucosamine 3-O-sulfotransferase 2, which produces MAYRVLGRAGPPQPRRARKLLFAFTLSLSCTYLCYSFLCCCDDLGRSRLLGAPRCLRGPSAGGQKLLQKSRPCDPPGPPPSATAAAAAVPASRLSGANHSGSPRLGTKRLPQALIVGVKKGGTRAVLEFIRVHPDVRALGTEPHFFDRNYGRGLDWYRSLMPRTLESQITLEKTPSYFVTQEAPRRIFNMSRDTKLIVVVRNPVTRAISDYTQTLSKKPDIPTFEGLSFRNRSLGLVDVSWNAIRIGMYALHLESWLQYFPLAQIHFVSGERLITDPAGEMGRVQDFLGIKRFITDKHFYFNKTKGFPCLKKTQSSLLPRCLGKSKGRTHVQIDPEVIDQLREFYRPYNIKFYETVGQDFRWE